From the Physeter macrocephalus isolate SW-GA unplaced genomic scaffold, ASM283717v5 random_89, whole genome shotgun sequence genome, one window contains:
- the RPS14 gene encoding small ribosomal subunit protein uS11 has protein sequence MAPRKGKEKKEEQVISLGPQVAEGENVFGVCHIFASFNDTFVHVTDLSGKETICRVTGGMKVKADRDESSPYAAMLAAQDVAQRCKELGITALHIKLRATGGNRTKTPGPGAQSALRALARSGMKIGRIEDVTPIPSDSTRRKGGRRGRRL, from the exons ATGGCACCTcgcaaggggaaagaaaagaaggaagaacaggTCATCAGCCTTGGCCCTCAGGTGGCCGAAGGAGAAAATGTGTTTGGTGTGTGCCACATTTTTGCATCCTTCAATGACACTTTTGTCCATGTCACCGATCTTTCTGGCAA GGAAACCATCTGCCGTGTAACTGGTGGGATGAAGGTGAAGGCTGACCGAGATGAGTCATCTCCATATGCTGCCATGTTGGCTGCCCAGGATGTAGCCCAGAGGTGCAAGGAGCTGGGCATCACTGCCCTCCACATCAAACTCCGGGCAACAGGAGGAAATAG GACCAAGACTCCTGGACCAGGGGCCCAGTCAGCCCTCAGAGCCCTCGCTCGCTCAGGAATGAAGATTGGGCGGATTG agGATGTCACCCCCATCCCCTCCGACAGCACCCGCAGGAAGGGGGGTCGCCGTGGTCGCCGTCTGTGA